Proteins from a genomic interval of Methanoplanus endosymbiosus:
- a CDS encoding Hsp20/alpha crystallin family protein, producing the protein MEDKEKKESENSEESTDKNIVEETIDQIMPGLGKLVNRLKLTAPELESRLNEADIEIKKRIQDGYSGKPKVSYSYNIRTLSQESRVKSPERKKEPGFTEPVVDVIKYDNSVRVIAELPGVTEDEIKLEIKEKSINLEAKSSSRRYRKIIPLPGRVALIEQRFINGIFEANFEMTDD; encoded by the coding sequence ATGGAAGATAAAGAGAAAAAAGAGAGTGAAAATTCAGAAGAAAGTACGGATAAAAACATTGTTGAAGAGACGATTGACCAGATAATGCCCGGACTTGGAAAGCTTGTAAACAGGCTGAAACTGACTGCACCGGAACTTGAAAGCAGACTTAATGAAGCAGATATTGAAATTAAAAAAAGAATTCAGGATGGTTATTCAGGAAAGCCAAAGGTATCCTACAGCTATAATATAAGAACTCTGTCGCAGGAGAGCAGAGTTAAATCACCGGAGAGGAAAAAAGAACCCGGTTTTACTGAACCGGTTGTCGATGTCATAAAATATGACAATTCTGTCAGGGTTATAGCTGAGCTTCCCGGAGTTACAGAGGATGAGATTAAACTGGAGATCAAGGAAAAATCCATAAATCTTGAGGCAAAAAGCAGTTCAAGAAGATACCGTAAGATAATTCCTCTCCCCGGCAGAGTTGCACTTATTGAACAGAGATTCATTAACGGAATTTTTGAAGCAAATTTTGAGATGACAGATGACTGA
- a CDS encoding gas vesicle protein K has protein sequence MALDIDEDNLKSGILGIVIAVIEIVRDAIRIQAIRRMDSGRLTDDEIERLGQALMELDIAIEEIKVEHDLTDTVSEIRNGLDDLVDDLLNQILNPEIPEEIR, from the coding sequence ATGGCCCTTGATATAGACGAAGATAATCTTAAATCAGGCATTCTGGGAATAGTTATAGCTGTAATTGAGATTGTACGTGACGCAATAAGGATTCAGGCTATCAGACGGATGGACTCAGGCAGACTGACTGACGATGAGATAGAACGTCTTGGACAGGCACTTATGGAACTTGATATTGCAATTGAAGAGATAAAAGTGGAGCATGATCTTACTGACACGGTTTCGGAGATTCGTAATGGTCTTGATGATCTTGTCGATGATCTGCTCAATCAGATATTAAATCCGGAAATTCCTGAGGAGATTAGATGA
- a CDS encoding GvpL/GvpF family gas vesicle protein, with amino-acid sequence MRNNNSDGRPGGDNCPDNETHNNSSNCPEDYSDNYDYSAEGRMLKEIISRTVREEMQKSFDEIKTEIIEIVRKESAAQLRALIQKTYSSAVNEGERSNPEKTEKSEEIIKSEKIKKSEEIEKIEKNKIKEINEKFNRVLNAVHETDALKDMNFISRSEDIPEDNPVIFSGINSVNKSDNKGTDGNISRKNEYVSTNDDFNNNIYLTDSRVNSSKDGNKGLNPEIVSDDENINADDHIKTDDDITGPYDKNINAENITKSDSENININDSTAIDNNNNNNNNNNNNNNNNNNYNSNNNGNNNKEALYLYAITNRQDNFNPGNIGIEESSVYTIPLDNLPLTAIVHKCSEEPYQSDNQETVTNWVNTHQNVIDKAIERYETVLPFGFDTIICGTDLQYSEEVLKDWLADEYHSLKKKLDFLSGKKEYGIQIFCTPSALTGNPEDNEEIMKIREEIKNKGAGAEYMYNKKIEQINEKIRGEKLVSLSDEYTDKIESISSAVKVDKCRKSNDSEKIMLLNLSCLADDNDYKKIGDFLEEISNKDGYFVRFTGPWPAYSFV; translated from the coding sequence ATGAGAAATAATAATTCGGATGGCCGGCCAGGCGGCGATAATTGTCCTGATAATGAGACGCATAATAACAGCAGTAATTGTCCTGAAGATTATTCTGATAATTATGATTATTCAGCAGAAGGGAGAATGTTAAAAGAAATTATCTCCCGGACTGTCAGAGAAGAGATGCAGAAATCCTTTGATGAGATAAAAACTGAAATCATTGAGATCGTCCGGAAAGAATCAGCTGCTCAGCTCCGGGCATTAATACAGAAAACCTATTCATCAGCCGTAAATGAAGGTGAGAGGTCAAATCCGGAAAAGACTGAAAAATCTGAAGAAATAATAAAATCTGAAAAAATAAAAAAATCTGAAGAAATAGAAAAAATTGAAAAAAATAAGATAAAAGAGATCAATGAGAAATTTAATCGGGTACTGAATGCAGTGCATGAGACTGATGCACTGAAAGATATGAATTTTATCTCCAGAAGCGAGGATATCCCAGAAGATAATCCGGTCATCTTTTCGGGTATAAATTCAGTAAATAAATCAGACAATAAGGGCACTGACGGCAATATCAGCAGAAAAAATGAATATGTCTCAACAAATGATGATTTTAATAATAACATATATCTCACTGACAGCCGTGTAAACAGCAGTAAAGACGGGAATAAGGGTTTAAATCCGGAAATCGTATCAGATGATGAGAATATAAATGCTGATGATCATATAAAAACTGATGACGATATTACCGGACCTTATGACAAGAATATAAATGCCGAGAATATTACCAAATCTGATTCTGAAAATATAAATATTAATGACAGTACAGCCATCGACAATAACAACAACAATAACAACAACAATAACAACAACAATAACAACAATAATAATTATAATAGCAATAATAATGGAAATAATAATAAAGAAGCTCTGTACCTGTATGCAATAACCAACCGGCAGGATAATTTTAATCCTGGAAATATTGGCATTGAAGAAAGTTCAGTGTACACCATACCACTTGACAATCTCCCGCTTACAGCAATTGTGCATAAATGCAGTGAGGAACCTTACCAGAGTGACAATCAGGAAACTGTAACAAACTGGGTAAATACCCACCAGAATGTTATTGATAAGGCCATTGAGAGATATGAGACAGTACTGCCATTTGGATTTGACACAATTATATGTGGCACAGATCTTCAGTATTCTGAAGAAGTTCTGAAAGACTGGCTTGCAGATGAATATCATTCACTGAAGAAGAAACTGGATTTTTTAAGTGGAAAAAAAGAGTATGGAATCCAGATCTTCTGTACGCCTTCAGCCCTCACCGGCAACCCTGAAGATAATGAAGAGATTATGAAAATCAGAGAAGAGATTAAGAATAAAGGTGCCGGCGCTGAGTATATGTACAATAAAAAAATAGAGCAGATCAACGAGAAGATCCGGGGTGAAAAACTTGTTTCGCTCTCAGATGAATATACAGATAAAATAGAGAGTATCTCATCCGCAGTAAAGGTGGATAAATGCAGAAAATCAAACGATTCTGAAAAAATAATGCTGCTTAATCTCTCATGCCTGGCGGATGATAATGATTACAAAAAAATTGGGGACTTTTTAGAAGAGATCTCAAATAAAGATGGATACTTTGTCCGTTTCACAGGGCCGTGGCCCGCATATTCATTTGTCTGA
- a CDS encoding PAS domain-containing response regulator, producing the protein MIRILLVDDQKYIILSLRKYFERDERFSVDSAYSVKEGLEKLNTGNYDAIISDYVMPGMNGIEFLKEVKSQYPDMLFYIFTGHGRDDIALEALENGADYYLEKGCMTSPTLKAFKNIILTGVSKNKAVNELKYSNRRFGEIIECLPEASFVIDENKCISAWNKNIELLSGISKPIVLGRSLYELLASENSVLNEILSLIPGHITDTECIINNPAGLSDVICEHKRLNFAYGGKGAEVIVRIAPLGEKCPYYAGSVITVTDVTEMKETINDLALLTEKYQFIFNNVNSAIFIHRWGDDSRPSDIIEVNDVAVSALGYSREELLSMVVGGLDEECCRYDLPEICENIEKYGEADFEMIHVSKDKKKLLCDVHARIYTNCGFRYVISVVNYRKVYSAEKGYER; encoded by the coding sequence ATGATACGTATTCTTCTGGTTGATGACCAAAAATATATAATACTCAGCTTAAGGAAGTATTTTGAAAGAGATGAAAGGTTCTCTGTTGACAGCGCTTATTCAGTAAAAGAAGGGCTTGAAAAATTAAATACGGGTAATTACGATGCAATAATTTCAGATTATGTTATGCCCGGAATGAATGGGATTGAATTTTTAAAGGAAGTTAAATCTCAGTACCCGGATATGTTATTCTATATCTTTACAGGCCATGGAAGAGATGATATTGCGCTTGAGGCACTTGAAAACGGTGCTGATTATTATCTTGAGAAGGGTTGTATGACCTCTCCCACATTAAAGGCTTTTAAAAATATTATTCTGACAGGCGTTTCTAAGAATAAAGCGGTCAATGAATTAAAATACAGTAACAGAAGGTTTGGAGAGATAATTGAATGCCTTCCGGAAGCCTCCTTTGTAATTGATGAAAATAAATGTATCAGTGCATGGAATAAAAACATTGAATTGTTATCCGGGATAAGTAAACCGATTGTTCTGGGGAGATCATTATATGAACTGCTGGCTTCTGAAAATTCAGTTCTAAATGAGATTTTATCTCTTATTCCCGGTCACATAACAGATACAGAATGTATTATAAACAATCCTGCCGGGTTATCGGATGTTATCTGCGAACATAAGCGACTTAATTTTGCTTATGGTGGTAAGGGAGCAGAAGTAATTGTCAGAATTGCACCACTTGGAGAAAAATGTCCGTATTATGCAGGTTCTGTCATTACAGTTACTGATGTAACTGAAATGAAGGAGACGATTAATGATCTTGCTCTGTTAACGGAAAAATATCAGTTTATCTTTAATAATGTAAATTCAGCGATTTTTATTCACAGGTGGGGTGATGACAGCCGCCCTTCAGATATCATTGAAGTCAATGACGTTGCAGTCTCTGCTCTTGGATATTCACGGGAAGAACTTCTCTCAATGGTTGTTGGTGGACTTGATGAGGAATGCTGCCGTTATGATCTGCCGGAGATTTGTGAAAATATTGAGAAGTATGGAGAGGCTGATTTTGAGATGATACATGTCTCAAAGGATAAAAAGAAACTGCTGTGTGATGTCCATGCCCGTATTTACACAAACTGTGGGTTTAGATATGTAATTTCGGTTGTCAACTACAGGAAAGTCTATAGTGCAGAAAAAGGTTATGAGAGATAA
- a CDS encoding DUF1622 domain-containing protein: protein MIMDISPFYDLILLVVYFFEFVGGLLIIYGGILATGKVLLHEFGKKSYLYNQIRLELTGKIVFGLEFLIAADILATIVSPSQEELIMLAAVVIIRTVLGYFLEKEAREFRIEESGR from the coding sequence ATGATTATGGATATTAGCCCCTTTTATGATCTGATTTTACTTGTGGTTTACTTCTTTGAGTTTGTGGGCGGACTTCTGATAATATACGGGGGTATTCTTGCAACCGGAAAGGTTCTGCTGCATGAGTTTGGTAAAAAAAGCTATTTGTACAATCAGATTAGGCTGGAACTGACAGGAAAAATTGTATTCGGGCTTGAATTTCTGATCGCGGCAGATATTCTTGCAACGATAGTCTCACCTTCACAGGAGGAACTGATTATGCTTGCAGCAGTTGTTATAATCAGGACTGTTCTTGGATATTTCCTTGAAAAAGAGGCCCGTGAATTCAGAATTGAAGAGTCCGGGAGATAA